The Falco naumanni isolate bFalNau1 chromosome 1, bFalNau1.pat, whole genome shotgun sequence genome window below encodes:
- the SDK2 gene encoding protein sidekick-2 isoform X1: protein MARLRSWGLLCFAVLAMPGPPGAGAQDDVSPYFKTEPVRSQVHLEGNRLVLTCMAEGSWPLEFKWLHNSRELTKFSLEYRYMITSLDRTHAGFYRCIVRNRMGALLQRQTEVQVAYMGSFEDSETQQSVSHGEAAVIRAPRIASFPQPQVTWFREGRKISPSSRIAITLENTLVILSTVAPDAGRYYVQAVNDKNGDNKTSQPITLTVANVGGPADPIAPTIIVPPRNTSVVAGTSEVTMECVANARPLIKLHIIWKKDGVPLSSGISDYSRRLTILNPVLSDSGYYECEAVLRSSSVPAVAEGAYLSVLEPPQFIKEPERHITAEMEKVVAIPCQAKGVPPPEMAWYKDAALIHLEKLSRFQLLADGSLQISGLVPDDTGMFQCFARNAAGEVQTTTYLAVTSIAPNITRGPQDSTVIDGMSVILNCETSGAPRPAITWQKGERILASGSVQLPRFTLLESGSLLISPAHLADAGTYTCLATNSRGVDEASADLVVWARTRITDPPQDQSVIKGTKAVMSCGVTHDPSVDVRYIWEKDGAPLSPESGPRVRLDKTGSLHISQTWSGDIGTYTCKVVSAGGNDSRSAHLRVRQLPHAPESPVATLSPLEKRAINLTWAKPFDGNSPLLRYVVEVSENNAPWTVLLASVDPESTSVAVRGLVPARSYQFRLCAVNDVGRGQFSKDTERVSLPEEPPSAPPQNVIASGRTNQSIMIQWQPPPESHQNGVLKGYIIRYCLAGLPVGYQFKNITNADVNNLLLEDLIIWTNYEIEVAAYNSAGLGVYSMKVTEWTLQGVPTVPPGNVQTEATNSTTIRFTWNPPSPQFINGINQGYKLIAWEPEHEEEAAVVTVRPNFQDSIHVGYVAGLRKFTEYFTSVLCFTTPGDGPRSPPQLVRTHEDVPGPVGHLSFSDILDTSLKVSWQEPLEKNGILTGYRISWEEYNRTNTRVTHYLPNVTLEYRVTGLTALTTYTIEVAAMTSKGQGQVSSSTISSGVPPELPGAPTNLGISNIGPRSVTLQFRPGYDGKTSISRWQVEAQVGQSGEAEEWGLIHQLANEPDARSMEVPNLKPFTYYSFRMRQVNIVGTSPPSLPSRRIQTLQAPPDMAPANVTLRTASETSLWLRWMPLLEREYNGNPDSVGYRIRYVRSDGRGQAAVHVIHDRVEREYTIEDLEEWTEYRVQVQAFNAIGSGPWSHSVVGRTRESVPSSGPSNVSALATSSSSMLVRWSDIPEADCNGLILGYKVMYKEKDSDARARFWLAEGNASRSAQMTGLGKYTLYEIRVLAFTRIGDGVPSRPPILERTLDDVPGPPVGILFPEVRTTLVRLIWQPPAAPNGIILAYQVTHRLNTTTVNAAAVEVLEPSARQYTATGLQPEATYLFRIAAQTRKGWGEAAEALVVTTEKRDRPQPPGKPLAQQEEVRARSVLLSWEPGSDGLSPVRYYTVQTRELPDGKWALHSASVSRNTTAFVVDRLKPFTSYKFRVKATNDIGDSEYSEESESLTTLQAAPEEAPTILSVTPHTTTSVLIRWQPPAEDKINGILLGFRLRYRELVYDSLRGFTLRSIGSPGTTWAELTPIYAVHNLSEVSLTQYELHNLSKHRRYEIRMSVYNAVGEGPPSPPQEVFVGEAVPTGAPQNVAVQAATATQLDVTWEPPPTESQNGDIQGYKIHFWEAQRQNESARVKTLFMPENGVKLKNLTGYTSYWVSVAAFNAAGDGPRSTPIKGRTQQAAPSAPGSIRFSELTTTSVNVSWEPPPLPNGILEGYRLVYEPCMPVDGVSKIVTVDVKGNSPLWMKVKDLAEGVTYRFRIRAKTFAYGPNVEANITTGPGEGAPGPPGEPFISRYGSAITIHWSSGDPGQGPITRYVIEARPSDEGLWDILIKDIPKEVTSYTFSMDILKQGVSYDFRVIAVNDYGYGTPSTPSPSVSAQKANPFYEEWWFLVVIALVGLIFILLLVFVLIIRGQSKKYAKKSDSAPLCRVQAPPDCAAWGGSGGGSASRPPGNSSKATALSHGEMVSLDEGSFPALELNNRRLSVKNSFCRKNGIYTRSPPRPSPGSLHYSDEDVTKYNDLIPAESSSLTEKPSEVSDSQGSDSEYEVDPGHQKAHSFVNHYISDPTYYNSWRRQQKGISRAQAYSYTESDSGEPDHAPLSNSTSTQQGSLFRPKASRTPTPQTPGNPPSQPGTLYRPPSSLAPGSRAPIAGFSSFV from the exons GTACATGATCACGTCGCTGGACCGCACACATGCCGGCTTCTATCGCTGCATTGTCCGCAACCGGATGGGAGCCCTGCTGCAGCGCCAGACCGAGGTGCAGGTGGCCT ACATGGGGAGCTTCGAGGACAGCGAGACACAGCAGAGCGTGTCCCATGGGGAGGCGGCTGTCATCCGTGCGCCCCGCATCGCCAGCTTCCCCCAGCCGCAGGTCACCTGGTTTCGTGAGGGCCGGAAGATCTCCCCCAGCAGCCGCAT AGCCATCACGCTGGAGAACACCCTCGTCATCCTCTCCACGGTGGCCCCGGACGCAGGGCGTTACTACGTGCAGGCGGTGAATGACAAGAACGGGGACAACAAGACGAGCCAGCCCATCACGCTGACCGTGGCCA ATGTGGGTGGCCCGGCTGATCCCATCGCGCCTACCATCATTGTCCCACCCAGGAACACCAGTGTGGTGGCCGGGACCTCAGAGGTGACGATGGAGTGCGTGGCCAATGCCAG GCCACTGATCAAGCTGCACATCATCTGGAAGAAGGATGGGGTGCCCCTCTCCAGTGGCATCAGTGACTACAGCCGCCGGCTCACCATCCTCAACCCCGTGCTGAGTGACAGCGGCTACTACGAGTGCGAGGCTGTGCTCCGCAGCAGCAGCGTGCCCGCCGTGGCTGAGGGCGCCTACCTCTCTGTCCTGG AGCCACCACAGTTCATCAAGGAGCCGGAGAGGCACATCACAGCCGAGATGGAGAAGGTGGTGGCCATCCCCTGCCAAGCCAAAG GCGTGCCCCCCCCCGAGATGGCCTGGTACAAGGACGCTGCCCTCATCCACCTGGAGAAGCTGTCCCGCTTCCAGCTCCTGGCAGATGGCAGCCTGCAGATCAGCGGGCTGGTCCCCGACGACACCGGCATGTTCCAGTGCTTCGCCCGCAATGCGGCTGGCGAGGTGCAGACCACCACGTACCTGGCCGTGACCA GCATCGCTCCCAACATCACCAGGGGTCCTCAGGACAGCACGGTGATTGATGGCATGTCTGTAATCCTCAACTGCGAGACCTCGGGGGCTCCACGCCCGGCCATCACGTGGCAGAAAG GGGAGCGGATCCTGGCCAGCGGCTCGGTGCAGCTGCCACGTTTCACCTTGCTGGAGTCGGGCAGCCTGCTCATCAGCCCTGCGCACCTCGCTGACGCCGGCACCTACACGTGCCTGGCCACCAACTCCCGTGGCGTGGATGAAGCATCTGCCGACCTGGTTGTCTGGG CAAGGACACGTATCACCGACCCGCCGCAGGACCAGAGTGTCATCAAAGGGACCAAGGCTGTCATGAGCTGTGGGGTCACCCACGACCCCAGTGTGGATGTCAG GTACATCTGGGAGAAGGATGGGGCACCGCTGAGCCCGGAGAGCGGCCCGAGGGTGCGCCTGGACAAGACGGGCAGCCTCCACATCTCCCAGACCTGGTCGGGTGACATCGGCACCTACACCTGCAAGGTGGTCTCAGCCGGGGGCAACGATTCACGCAGTGCCCACCTCCGTGTCCG GCAGCTCCCCCACGCCCCTGAGAGCCCCGTGGCCACCCTCAGCCCCCTGGAGAAACGGGCCATCAACCTTACCTGGGCCAAGCCCTTCGACGGCAACAGCCCCCTGCTCCGCTACGTTGTGGAGGTCTCCGAGAACA ATGCGCCCTGGACTGTGCTGCTGGCCAGTGTGGACCCCGAGTCAACATCGGTGGCGGTGCGGGGCTTGGTCCCTGCTCGGTCCTACCAGTTCCGCCTCTGCGCCGTGAACGACGTGGGCAGGGGGCAGTTCAGCAAGGACACGGAGAG GGTGTCCCTGCCCGAGGAGCCCCCCTCCGCACCCCCTCAGAACGTCATCGCCAGCGGCCGCACCAACCAGTCCATCATGATCCAGTGGCAGCCGCCCCCCGAGAGCCACCAGAACGGTGTCCTCAAGGGTTACATCATCCG ATactgcctggctgggctgcctgtGGGCTACCAGTTCAAGAACATCACCAATGCCGACGTCAACAACCTACTCCTGGAGGACCTCATCATCTGGACCAACTATGAGATCGAGGTGGCGGCATACAACAGCGCTGGCCTGGGGGTGTATAGCATGAAGGTGACCGAGTGGACTCTGCAGGGAG TCCCCACGGTGCCTCCGGGGAACGTGCAGACTGAGGCCACCAACTCCACCACCATCCGCTTCACCTGgaacccccccagcccccagttCATCAACGGCATCAACCAGGGGTACAAG CTCATCGCCTGGGAGCCGGAGCAcgaggaggaggcggcggtgGTGACAGTGCGGCCCAACTTCCAGGACAGCATCCACGTGGGCTACGTGGCGGGGCTGCGGAAATTCACCGAGTACTTCACCTCGGTGCTGTGCTTCACCACACCGGGGGACGGCCCGCgcagccccccccagctggTGCGCACCCACGAGGATG TGCCTGGTCCCGTGGGACATCTCAGCTTCAGTGACATCCTGGACACGTCCCTGAAGGTCAGCTGGCAGGAACCACTGGAGAAGAACGGCATCCTGACAG GCTACCGGATCTCCTGGGAGGAGTACAACCGCACCAACACACGGGTCACCCATTACCTGCCCAATGTCACCCTGGAGTACCGCGTCACCGGCCTCACCGCCCTCACCACCTACACCATCGAGGTGGCTGCCATGACCTCCAAGGGCCAGGGCCAGGTCTCCTCCTCCACCATCTCCTCGGGGGTGCCACCAG AGCTCCCCGGTGCCCCCACCAACCTGGGCATCTCCAACATTGGACCCCGCTCTGTCACCCTCCAGTTTCGCCCGGGCTACGATGGCAAAACCTCCATCTCCCGCTGGCAGGTGGAGGCACAG GTGGGCCAGAGCGGCGAGGCCGAGGAGTGGGGGCTCATCCACCAGCTGGCTAACGAGCCCGATGCCCGCTCCATGGAGGTGCCCAACCTGAAGCCCTTCACCTACTACAG TTTCCGCATGCGGCAGGTGAACATCGTGGGCACCAGCCCCCCTAGTCTGCCCTCCCGGAGGATCCAGACCCTGCAGGCCCCCCCGGACATGGCACCTGCTAACGTCACCCTGAGGACAGCCAGCGAGACCAGCCTGTGGCTGCGCTGGATG ccccTCCTGGAGCGGGAGTACAACGGGAACCCCGACTCAGTGGGCTACAGGATCCGCTACGTGCGCTCGGACGGGCGAGGGCAGGCAGCGGTGCACGTCATCCATGACCGTGTGGAGCGGGAGTACACCATCGAGGACCTGGAGGAGTGGACCGAGTACCGCGTGCAGGTCCAAGCCTTCAATGCCATCGGCTCGGGGCCCTGGAGCCACTCGGTGGTGGGACGCACCCGGGAGTCAG TGCCCTCCTCTGGCCCCAGCAACGTGTCAGCGCTGgccacctcctccagcagcatgCTGGTCCGATGGAGCGACATCCCTGAGGCAGACTGCAATGGCCTCATCCTGGGCTACAAG GTGATGTACAAGGAGAAGGACTCGGATGCGCGTGCCCGGTTCTGGCTGGCGGAGGGCAATGCCTCCCGCAGTGCCCAGATGACCGGGCTGGGTAAATACACGCTGTACGAGATCCGTGTGCTGGCCTTCACCAGGATCGGTGACGGCGTGCCCAGCCGGCCTCCCATACTCGAGCGGACACTGGATGACG TGCCCGGCCCCCCCGTGGGGATCCTCTTCCCTGAAGTGAGGACCACCTTGGTGCGGCTCATCTGGCAGCCGCCCGCAGCACCCAATGGCATCATCCTGG CGTACCAGGTCACCCACCGCCTCAACACCACCACGGTCAATGCAGCCGCcgtggaggtgctggagcccAGCGCCCGGCAGTACACAGCCACCGGCCTCCAGCCCGAGGCCACCTACCTCTTCCGCATCGCGGCACAGACCCGCAAGGGCTGGGGTGAGGCGGCCGAAGCCCTCGTGGTGACTACAGAGAAGAGAG accgcccgcagccccccgggaaGCCGCTGGCGCAGCAGGAGGAGGTCCGAGCCCGCAGCgtgctgctctcctgggagCCGGGCAGCGACGGGCTCTCCCCCGTCCGCTACTACACTGTGCAGACCCGCGAGCTGCCCGACGGCAAGTGGGCACTACACTCCGCCTCTGTCAGCCGCAACACCACCGCCTTCGTCGTGGACCG GCTGAAGCCCTTCACCTCCTACAAGTTCCGCGTGAAGGCGACGAATGACATCGGGGACAGCGAGTACAGTGAGGAGTCGGAGTCGCTCACCACCCTGCAGGCGG CCCCCGAGGAAGCCCCCACCATCCTCTCCGTCACCCCACACACCACCACATCAGTGCTCATCCGCTGGCAG CCCCCGGCCGAGGACAAGATCAATGGGATCCTGCTGGGTTTCCGTCTCCGCTATCGTGAGCTGGTGTACGACAGCCTGCGCGGCTTCACCCTGCGCAGCATCGGCAGCCCCGGCACCACGTGGGCCGAGCTCACCC CCATCTACGCCGTGCACAACCTCAGCGAGGTGTCCCTCACCCAGTACGAGCTGCACA ACCTGAGCAAGCACCGGCGCTACGAGATCCGCATGAGCGTGTACAACGCTGTGGGCGagggcccccccagcccccctcagGAGGTCTTTGTGGGTGAAGCGG TGCCAACTGGTGCGCCACAGAACGTGGCGGTacaggcagccacagccacccagCTGGATGTCACCTGGGAACCACCACCCACCGAGAGCCAGAACGGGGACATACAGGGCTACAAG atCCACTTCTGGGAGGCCCAGCGCCAGAACGAGAGCGCACGGGTGAAGACACTTTTCATGCCTGAGAATGGGGTGAAGCTGAAGAATCTGACGGGGTACACCTCCTACTGGGTCAGCGTCGCCGCCTTCAACGCCGCGGGAGACGGGCCCCGCAGCACCCCCATCAAGGGGCGGACGCAGCAGGCAG ctcccagtgcccccgGCTCCATCCGGTTCAGCGAGCTGACCACCACCTCGGTGAATGTGTCCTGGGAGCCACCACCGCTGCCCAACGGCATCCTCGAGGGCTACAGGCTGGTCTATGAGCCCTGCATGCCCGTGGACG gtgtCAGTAAGATTGTGACAGTGGACGTGAAGGGCAACAGCCCACTGTGGATGAAGGTGAAGGACCTGGCAGAGGGTGTGACATACCGGTTCCGGATCCGGGCCAAAACCTTTGCCTACGGGCCGAACGTTGAGGCAAACATCACCACGGGGCCTGGGGAAG GTGCCCCTGGCCCACCTGGTGAGCCCTTCATCTCCCGCTACGGCTCAGCTATCACCATCCACTGGTCAAGCGGGGACCCCGGCCAAGGGCCCATCACCAGATACGTTATCGAAGCCCGTCCTTCAG ATGAGGGACTCTGGGATATCCTCATCAAAGACATCCCCAAGGAAGTGACCTCCTACACCTTCAGCATGGACATCCTGAAGCAGGGGGTCAGCTATGACTTCCGTGTCATCGCTGTGAACGACTATGGCTACGGGACCCCCAGCACGCCTTCTCCCTCCGTGTCAG cccagaaagccaacccGTTCTACGAGGAGTGGTGGTTCCTGGTGGTCATCGCCCTGGTAGGGCTCATCTTCATTCTCCTGCTTGTCTTCGTGCTCATCATCCGTGGGCAGAGCAAGAAGTATGCCAAGAAGTCAGACTCAG CCCCCCTGTGCAGAGTCCAGGCCCCCCCTGactgtgctgcctggggagggtCTGGGGGAGGCTCAGCATCCCGTCCCCCAGGGAACAGCTCCAAGGCGACCGCTCTGAGCCACGGTGAGATGGTGAGCCTGGATGAGGGCAGCTTCCCCGCCCTGGAGCTCAACAACCGGCGCCTCTCTGTCAAGAACTCCTTCTGCCGGAAAAATGGCATCTACACCCG GTCCCCGCCGCggcccagccctggcagcctcCACTACTCGGACGAGGATGTGACCAAGTACAACGACCTGATCCCCGCCGAGAGCAGCAGCCTGACGGAGAAGCCCTCCGAGGTCTCCGACTCTCAG GGCAGCGACAGCGAGTACGAGGTGGACCCCGGCCACCAGAAAGCCCACTCCTTTGTCAACCACTACATCAGCGATCCCACCTACTACAACTCGTGGCGGCGGCAGCAGAAGGGCATCTCACGGGCGCAGGCGTACAGCTACACTGAAAGCGACTCAGGGGAGCCTGACCACGCACCCCTCTCCAACAGCACCTCCACGCAGCAAGGCAGCCTCTTCCGCCCCAAAGCCAGCAGGACTCCCACCCCCCAGACCCCCGGCAacccccccagccagcccggTACCCTCTACCGCCCACCCAGCAGCCTGGCCCCTGGCTCCAGAGCCCCCATCgctggattttcttctttcgTTTGA